A region from the Thermodesulfobacteriota bacterium genome encodes:
- a CDS encoding cob(I)yrinic acid a,c-diamide adenosyltransferase: MKLFNKKGDEGYTSMLYGQRIRKSDPRPETYGTLDEANSTLGFARALSKNNRVKEIIYKVQEMLFVVGGELATDPKDYGKLKNKIGEDDVQELQNLIEEMEDKVKLPRSFIIPGTSLVSASLDMARTIIRRGERRAVRLKEDNLLLNDKILAYLNRSADLIFILARYEESLDGGGI; the protein is encoded by the coding sequence ATGAAGCTGTTTAATAAAAAGGGTGATGAAGGATACACCAGTATGCTGTATGGTCAGAGAATACGCAAATCCGACCCGAGACCTGAAACCTACGGGACCCTGGATGAAGCCAATTCCACGTTGGGTTTTGCCAGAGCCCTTTCCAAGAACAACAGAGTTAAGGAGATTATTTATAAGGTTCAGGAAATGCTCTTTGTGGTGGGGGGAGAATTGGCCACCGATCCCAAAGATTATGGAAAGCTAAAAAATAAGATTGGAGAAGATGACGTTCAGGAGCTGCAAAATCTTATTGAAGAGATGGAAGATAAGGTAAAGTTGCCCAGGAGCTTCATTATACCGGGGACATCTCTGGTCTCCGCTTCTCTGGACATGGCACGTACTATAATCAGAAGGGGAGAAAGGAGAGCTGTCAGGTTAAAGGAAGATAATCTTTTGCTCAACGATAAGATACTGGCATACCTTAACAGATCAGCAGATTTGATATTCATTTTGGCCCGCTATGAAGAATCACTTGATGGAGGGGGTATATGA
- a CDS encoding secondary thiamine-phosphate synthase enzyme YjbQ yields MEAFTVKTSQRTEMLDITHQIRKAVTDSKVRNGVCCIFVPHTTAAVTINENADPNVPKDILTKLENLVPPDDRYRHTEGNSDAHIKTSLVGSSETIIVEDGRLVLGTWQSIFFCEFDGPRNRRVWLKVIEG; encoded by the coding sequence ATGGAGGCATTTACAGTTAAAACCAGCCAACGGACAGAGATGCTGGATATTACTCATCAGATTCGAAAGGCAGTTACTGACAGCAAGGTGAGAAACGGAGTCTGTTGTATCTTTGTTCCCCATACCACAGCGGCTGTTACCATAAATGAGAACGCTGACCCCAATGTCCCAAAAGATATTTTGACAAAACTTGAAAATCTTGTCCCCCCTGACGACAGGTATCGCCATACCGAAGGGAATTCAGATGCCCATATAAAAACGAGTCTTGTGGGGTCTTCTGAAACTATCATTGTGGAGGATGGAAGATTGGTATTGGGAACCTGGCAGTCAATATTCTTCTGTGAGTTTGATGGCCCAAGAAACAGAAGGGTTTGGTTGAAGGTTATAGAAGGATGA
- a CDS encoding ArsA family ATPase, which yields MRIILFTGKGGVGKTTISAATAIKCAKLGYKTIVISTDSAHSLADSFDMEIGNQPTFITDNLYGEEIDVNYEIKKNWGPIQGFIQEFLKYRGFENIIAEELSVFPGMEEVFSLLQLKDFYVKKEYDVIIIDCAPTGDTFRLLAFPDIAKWYMEKIFNIERTVFKAVRPVARHLVEMPLPSDSVFESMEGLYNNLIGMKELLTDPEISSIRLVINPEKMVIKESQRAYTFLNLFGFSVDAVIVNRILSKDITDPFYTKWKQIQKVHLQEVRESFRPLPILTSELLDQEIIGLELLSDIADALYKRGDPTKIFYKDKPIEINGSNGSYCLSVKLPFTTKENLEMWTKGNELVINIKNYKRNILLPRVLASLKLLDAKMEGGRLNIRFGGDNDGKRNQSL from the coding sequence ATGCGGATAATTCTATTCACAGGAAAAGGTGGCGTAGGGAAGACGACCATCTCTGCAGCCACAGCTATTAAGTGTGCCAAACTCGGCTATAAAACCATAGTGATAAGCACCGATTCGGCCCACAGTTTAGCAGATTCATTTGATATGGAAATCGGGAACCAGCCTACCTTTATCACAGATAACCTTTATGGTGAGGAGATAGACGTTAACTATGAAATCAAAAAAAACTGGGGCCCAATCCAGGGTTTCATACAGGAGTTTTTAAAGTACCGAGGGTTTGAAAATATAATTGCTGAGGAGTTATCTGTATTCCCCGGGATGGAAGAGGTTTTCAGCCTCTTACAGTTGAAAGACTTCTATGTAAAAAAAGAATACGATGTTATTATTATAGATTGTGCTCCAACAGGTGACACCTTCAGATTGCTCGCTTTTCCAGACATTGCAAAATGGTATATGGAAAAGATATTCAATATAGAGAGAACCGTTTTTAAGGCAGTCAGACCGGTAGCGAGGCATCTTGTTGAAATGCCATTGCCCAGTGACAGTGTCTTTGAGAGCATGGAAGGACTGTATAATAACCTCATTGGGATGAAGGAACTATTAACTGATCCCGAAATATCCTCTATAAGGCTGGTAATCAATCCTGAAAAGATGGTAATCAAGGAGTCGCAAAGGGCATATACTTTTCTCAATCTATTCGGTTTTTCAGTGGATGCTGTAATCGTCAATCGAATATTGTCTAAGGATATAACAGATCCATTCTATACCAAATGGAAACAAATACAAAAAGTGCATTTACAAGAGGTAAGGGAATCTTTTCGCCCCCTGCCTATACTGACATCAGAATTACTGGACCAGGAGATTATCGGACTGGAACTACTTTCTGACATTGCGGATGCACTTTATAAAAGAGGGGACCCTACAAAGATATTCTACAAGGACAAACCTATCGAGATAAATGGATCCAATGGCAGTTACTGCCTCTCGGTAAAACTACCCTTTACTACCAAAGAGAACCTGGAGATGTGGACTAAGGGGAATGAACTGGTGATTAACATAAAGAACTATAAGAGAAACATTTTATTGCCCAGGGTCTTAGCCTCCCTAAAGCTACTGGATGCGAAGATGGAGGGCGGAAGACTCAACATAAGGTTTGGAGGTGATAACGATGGAAAAAGAAACCAGAGTTTGTGA
- a CDS encoding amidohydrolase family protein gives MIIDFHTHIFSKEVRENLDKYRKKDPLFRLLFGGERSNMLGESKKVGMIGAEELVASMDRSGVDKSVVCGFAWSDQGLCKDGNDYILESVKRYPDRLIGFASIQLRGKNKTVKEIERCVGLGLKGVGEIVTEAHRVAIDDEKIIRPIVEAAKGLNVPIMVHTNETVGHYYVGKAKTEIKQYYDFILSYPDVDIVLAHWGGGLLFYELMPEVARAAGRVYYDTAASIFLYTSRVYPVAVQIISAEKILFGTDYPLIDQRRYRKQIENCGISREEIDKIYGENAKRLLRL, from the coding sequence ATGATAATAGACTTCCACACCCATATATTCTCCAAAGAGGTGAGGGAAAATCTGGATAAGTACCGGAAAAAGGACCCTCTTTTCCGCTTATTATTTGGCGGAGAGCGGTCCAATATGTTGGGAGAATCAAAGAAGGTTGGCATGATAGGTGCTGAAGAACTGGTAGCTTCTATGGACAGGTCAGGCGTAGACAAGAGTGTAGTATGCGGTTTTGCGTGGTCAGATCAGGGACTGTGTAAGGATGGGAATGATTACATCCTGGAATCTGTTAAAAGATACCCTGACAGGCTTATAGGTTTTGCTTCCATTCAGTTAAGGGGTAAAAATAAAACGGTTAAAGAGATTGAGCGATGCGTCGGGCTGGGTTTGAAAGGCGTTGGTGAAATCGTTACAGAGGCTCACAGGGTAGCTATAGATGACGAAAAGATCATCCGTCCTATCGTGGAGGCTGCAAAGGGGCTCAATGTCCCAATTATGGTTCATACCAATGAAACTGTAGGTCATTACTACGTAGGAAAGGCAAAAACAGAGATTAAGCAGTATTATGATTTTATCCTTTCTTATCCTGACGTCGATATTGTTCTTGCCCACTGGGGAGGAGGGCTCCTGTTTTATGAACTGATGCCAGAGGTAGCTAGGGCAGCAGGAAGGGTATACTATGATACTGCTGCATCTATCTTTTTATATACCTCCAGGGTATATCCTGTTGCAGTGCAGATAATCAGTGCAGAAAAGATTCTATTTGGCACTGATTATCCTCTGATAGACCAGAGAAGATACAGGAAGCAGATAGAGAACTGCGGCATTTCCAGGGAGGAGATTGACAAGATATACGGAGAAAATGCAAAAAGATTGCTGAGGTTATAG
- a CDS encoding DUF433 domain-containing protein, with product MYRGIIQSDPSIMMGRPVISGTRITLELILEKLAAGKTAEQILEAYPRLTQEAIQAALAFATEALRADVVYPLPGMAR from the coding sequence ATGTATAGAGGTATTATCCAGTCGGACCCCTCAATTATGATGGGTAGGCCGGTCATATCTGGCACACGCATCACCTTAGAACTCATACTTGAGAAGTTGGCTGCTGGTAAAACGGCTGAGCAAATCCTTGAGGCTTATCCTCGACTGACACAGGAAGCCATTCAAGCTGCTTTGGCTTTTGCAACAGAGGCGCTACGTGCTGATGTAGTTTACCCTCTGCCGGGGATGGCTCGATGA
- a CDS encoding endonuclease Q family protein has product MRFIADFHVHSRYSRATSKDMGVETLGKWAEIKGITLLGTGDFTHPLYFAELKAKLEPSDGNLLTLKNGNKNVRFVLTTEVSNIFSQAGKLRKIHTLIFAPTLEVVEKINAKLGRRGKLGSDGRPIFGFPVKDMVKLVLDTSEDCFLVPAHAWTPWFSLFGANSGFDSMEECFGDQSKYIHAIETGLSSDPEMNWRLSALDRIALISNSDAHSPNKIGREGNVFDCDLNYNQIIKCLREKDRSKLLFTVEFFPEEGKYHYDGHRNCGILFSPWESEDNGNICPVCKKGLTIGVMHRVEALSDRPRGFLPEGAIPAMHMVPLEEIIAEVLGCGVNTATVRREYETMIAKGGNEFNILLDLSRDELTGLAQPNILEGIMKVREGKLKITPGYDGVYGKISVQGKEGEETKEEEPKQMELF; this is encoded by the coding sequence ATGAGATTCATAGCAGATTTCCATGTCCATTCCAGGTATAGCAGGGCAACCAGCAAGGATATGGGAGTTGAAACCCTGGGCAAGTGGGCAGAGATTAAAGGGATCACCCTGTTGGGGACTGGAGACTTTACCCATCCCCTGTACTTTGCTGAACTTAAAGCGAAACTTGAACCTTCTGACGGTAACCTTCTAACCTTAAAGAACGGAAACAAAAACGTCCGCTTTGTCCTGACTACGGAGGTAAGCAATATCTTCTCTCAGGCAGGGAAGCTCCGTAAGATTCATACCCTCATCTTTGCTCCTACCTTAGAGGTAGTAGAAAAGATAAACGCAAAATTGGGGAGGAGGGGCAAGCTTGGTTCCGACGGCAGGCCCATCTTTGGATTCCCTGTCAAAGACATGGTCAAGCTGGTATTGGATACATCTGAAGACTGCTTTCTTGTACCTGCCCACGCATGGACCCCCTGGTTCTCTCTATTCGGGGCTAACTCAGGTTTTGATTCTATGGAGGAGTGCTTCGGGGATCAATCCAAGTATATACATGCTATCGAAACCGGTTTGTCTTCTGACCCGGAGATGAACTGGAGACTTTCTGCTCTGGACAGAATTGCCCTGATCTCCAATTCTGATGCCCATTCGCCCAACAAAATAGGCAGGGAAGGAAATGTCTTTGATTGCGATTTAAACTATAATCAAATTATAAAGTGTCTGAGAGAAAAGGATAGAAGTAAGCTGCTCTTTACCGTAGAATTCTTCCCTGAGGAAGGAAAGTATCATTACGATGGACACAGAAACTGCGGCATCCTTTTTTCTCCATGGGAGAGTGAAGATAACGGTAATATATGTCCGGTATGCAAAAAAGGGCTTACTATCGGGGTGATGCACCGCGTGGAAGCCCTCTCGGATCGCCCCAGGGGTTTTCTGCCAGAAGGGGCAATACCTGCAATGCATATGGTTCCGCTGGAGGAAATCATAGCTGAAGTCTTGGGATGCGGGGTAAATACAGCCACAGTGAGAAGAGAGTATGAAACGATGATCGCAAAGGGGGGAAATGAGTTCAACATCCTTTTAGATCTATCCAGGGATGAACTGACCGGACTTGCCCAACCAAATATTTTAGAAGGAATCATGAAGGTAAGAGAAGGAAAACTGAAGATTACACCGGGATATGATGGTGTTTATGGAAAGATCAGTGTGCAGGGGAAAGAAGGAGAAGAGACAAAAGAGGAAGAACCAAAGCAGATGGAGTTGTTTTAA